In Paraflavitalea devenefica, the following are encoded in one genomic region:
- a CDS encoding phytanoyl-CoA dioxygenase family protein produces MAHFQLTPEQIAAYNRDGYVIVQNFLSAPEVDKLYGIATGDEAVKKHAFDLNDQSGKKTKLTLWYTPGNDAYGLLTKSRRMVESVDWLLDGDAPVCHFHSKLMQKEPKVGGAWEWHQDYGYWYKNEFLYPDQMMSVMIAITEANKQNGCLQVIKGSHKMGRIEHGFAGEQVGASQHYVDLALKTMELVYVEIQPGDALFFHSNLLHRSEANLSDKARWSLISCYNRSSNIPYNEPSQSSTVPLTVVPDEALLQAASGGLEESSNFLEKEKDEALK; encoded by the coding sequence ATGGCACACTTTCAATTAACACCCGAACAAATTGCCGCCTATAACAGGGACGGCTATGTCATCGTTCAAAACTTTTTATCGGCACCCGAAGTAGATAAGCTCTACGGTATTGCCACAGGGGATGAAGCAGTAAAAAAGCATGCTTTTGACCTCAATGACCAGTCCGGCAAAAAAACAAAGCTCACCTTATGGTATACGCCGGGTAATGATGCTTACGGACTGCTCACCAAAAGCAGAAGAATGGTAGAGTCGGTAGATTGGCTGCTGGATGGTGATGCCCCTGTTTGTCATTTTCACTCCAAGCTCATGCAAAAGGAGCCGAAAGTAGGTGGCGCCTGGGAATGGCACCAGGATTATGGCTATTGGTATAAAAACGAATTCCTCTACCCCGATCAGATGATGTCGGTCATGATCGCCATCACCGAAGCTAATAAACAGAACGGATGTCTGCAGGTAATAAAAGGCTCCCACAAAATGGGGCGTATTGAACATGGTTTTGCTGGTGAACAGGTAGGCGCTTCCCAACACTATGTAGACCTGGCGCTGAAAACAATGGAACTGGTATATGTTGAGATCCAGCCCGGCGATGCCTTGTTCTTTCACAGTAACCTGTTGCACCGCTCCGAAGCCAACCTCTCTGATAAAGCAAGGTGGTCGTTGATCTCCTGCTACAACAGGAGCTCGAATATACCGTACAATGAACCGTCTCAATCCAGTACCGTTCCCTTAACGGTAGTACCGGATGAGGCCTTGCTGCAGGCGGCTTCGGGAGGACTGGAAGAATCATCCAACTTCCTGGAAAAAGAAAAAGATGAAGCATTAAAATGA